In Anaerostipes hadrus ATCC 29173 = JCM 17467, a single genomic region encodes these proteins:
- a CDS encoding purple acid phosphatase family protein encodes MRSNWRKQMMISALALTLSATNVAPVFASAAPDGKTNAADIAQTMGTTAQWNRWEKEWETLKNDWTQISLSPGSNATELNFAWYTPKKTNDSNSNAAVQAKVQAISPEQANSNVPKLIIGEGRNMKNAKVYEAEQTAVKDEQDNNGETYNSNKVTATGLKENKTYYYSYDNGNGYTKPASYTTKSTNNFSFAFVGDPQIGSSNELKGKDTKEFYDAQSNAVKSDAFNWSSTLNAALEKTDDQLSFVVSAGDQIQTTKKKLPNKDASKSEIEYTGYLSPEALKSLPVATTVGNHDADNANYTYHFNRTNASELGSNKVVGGDYYFKYGNALFIMLNTQDTNVAEHKQFIEQTVAANKDCKWRIVTLHQDIYGSAEHSNEPEITNLRYQLTPIFEQNDIDAVLTGHDHAYSRSKMLLGGTKANDYTDDEFDAELEKDMDAGENPTTKTVAPGNIKNDSTDEKDQKYLAYLKSIMDEKAIETVKKQGSSVINPEGVLYMTAGSSSGSKYYDLVPRQQTYIAHRWQEDVPTYSVVDVTENSLTINTYRTDNDEKIDETFSITKSKGDTTSLNAEIKASESIVKQKDAYTTESYRVFEQALTGAKEVAADKKATKDEVENALKVLTNAKAGLEKKATTKPVTVKKTTAEKKVVVAKASAKLKSGKKKVTVKIKKASVSGYQIKYASNKNFKKAKTRNTRKTIYTIKSLRSKKKCYVKVRAYKVVKGKKIYGSYSKVLKVTVK; translated from the coding sequence ATGAGATCTAATTGGAGAAAACAAATGATGATCAGTGCATTAGCATTGACACTTTCTGCAACAAATGTAGCACCAGTATTTGCAAGTGCCGCTCCAGATGGCAAGACAAATGCAGCAGACATTGCACAGACAATGGGAACAACGGCACAGTGGAATCGTTGGGAGAAAGAATGGGAAACTTTAAAAAATGACTGGACACAAATTTCATTATCACCAGGAAGCAATGCAACGGAGTTGAATTTTGCATGGTATACACCAAAGAAGACAAATGATAGTAATTCAAATGCAGCGGTACAGGCAAAAGTACAGGCAATTTCTCCAGAACAGGCAAATAGTAATGTTCCAAAACTGATCATTGGTGAAGGCCGTAATATGAAAAATGCCAAGGTGTATGAGGCAGAACAAACAGCGGTAAAAGATGAACAGGATAACAATGGGGAAACTTATAATTCTAATAAAGTAACAGCAACAGGATTAAAAGAAAATAAAACATATTATTATAGTTACGACAATGGAAATGGGTATACAAAGCCAGCTTCGTACACGACAAAATCTACAAACAATTTCTCATTTGCATTTGTAGGTGACCCACAGATCGGATCTTCAAATGAATTAAAGGGAAAAGATACGAAAGAATTTTACGATGCACAGTCAAATGCAGTAAAGAGTGATGCATTTAACTGGTCTTCTACGTTAAACGCAGCATTAGAAAAGACAGATGATCAGTTAAGTTTTGTTGTATCCGCAGGTGACCAGATTCAGACAACAAAGAAAAAGTTACCAAACAAAGATGCATCAAAAAGTGAAATTGAGTATACAGGATATTTAAGTCCAGAAGCATTAAAATCACTTCCAGTGGCAACGACAGTCGGTAACCATGATGCAGATAATGCAAACTATACATACCATTTTAACAGAACAAATGCAAGTGAACTTGGAAGTAATAAGGTAGTCGGTGGAGATTATTATTTCAAATATGGAAATGCATTATTTATCATGTTAAATACACAGGATACAAATGTAGCAGAACATAAACAGTTTATTGAGCAGACAGTTGCAGCGAATAAAGACTGCAAATGGAGAATCGTAACACTGCATCAGGATATTTATGGATCAGCAGAACATTCTAATGAGCCAGAGATCACAAATTTAAGATATCAGTTAACACCGATTTTCGAACAAAATGATATTGATGCTGTATTAACAGGTCATGATCATGCTTATTCAAGATCTAAAATGTTATTAGGTGGAACAAAAGCGAATGATTATACAGATGACGAATTTGATGCAGAATTAGAGAAAGATATGGATGCGGGTGAAAATCCAACGACAAAAACAGTGGCACCAGGAAATATTAAAAATGACAGCACAGATGAAAAAGATCAGAAATATTTAGCATATCTTAAAAGTATCATGGATGAAAAAGCAATTGAGACCGTCAAAAAACAGGGAAGCTCTGTAATCAATCCAGAAGGTGTCCTTTATATGACAGCAGGTTCTTCTTCAGGAAGTAAATATTATGATCTGGTACCAAGACAGCAGACATATATTGCACACCGTTGGCAGGAAGATGTCCCAACATATTCAGTTGTTGATGTAACAGAAAATAGTTTAACGATCAATACATATCGTACAGATAATGATGAAAAGATTGATGAAACATTTTCTATCACAAAGAGCAAAGGAGATACGACATCACTTAATGCAGAAATTAAAGCATCTGAAAGCATTGTAAAGCAAAAAGATGCATATACAACGGAAAGCTATAGAGTCTTTGAACAGGCACTTACAGGAGCCAAAGAAGTTGCAGCAGACAAAAAAGCAACAAAAGATGAAGTTGAAAATGCATTAAAAGTTCTGACAAATGCAAAAGCAGGATTAGAAAAGAAAGCAACAACAAAACCAGTAACAGTAAAGAAAACAACAGCAGAGAAGAAAGTTGTAGTAGCAAAAGCATCTGCAAAATTAAAATCTGGCAAAAAGAAAGTAACAGTTAAGATCAAAAAAGCATCTGTATCTGGATATCAGATTAAATATGCATCAAACAAGAACTTTAAAAAAGCAAAGACAAGAAATACAAGAAAAACAATTTATACGATCAAGTCATTAAGATCAAAGAAAAAATGTTATGTAAAGGTTCGTGCATACAAAGTAGTTAAAGGTAAGAAAATCTACGGTTCTTACAGTAAAGTTCTGAAAGTGACTGTGAAATAA
- a CDS encoding CTP synthase: MPVKYVFVTGGVVSGLGKGITAASLGRLLKARGYHVTSQKFDPYINIDPGTMNPIQHGEVFVTDDGAETDLDLGHYERFIDEGLNKKSNVTTGKVYWSILSKERRGDYGGNTVQVIPHVTNEIKSRFYRSEDPSDQEVAIIEIGGTVGDIESQPFLEALRQFQHEVGHENCILIHVTLIPYLKSSGELKTKPTQASVKDLQGMGIQPDILVCRSDYPLDDGIKRKIAQFCNVERSRVIQNLDAEVLYEVPLMMEKEHLAHEVCECLNMPCPDPDLDDWKKMIDAWKHPEHKVEIALVGKYVSLHDAYISVVESLEHAGVANSADVKIRWVDSERISSYNVDEMLGGVHGILVPGGFGDRGIEGMICAIKYARENKIPYLGLCLGMQLTLVEFGRHVLGFSDAHSQEFNPDTTHPMVHIMPDQDGVTDLGGTLRLGSYPCVLTEGSKAYELYGEKEIHERHRHRYEVNNEYRDILQENGMMLSGCSPDGRIVEMVEIPEHPWFVATQAHPEFKSRPNKAHPLFKGFVEAALEHQGK; this comes from the coding sequence ATGCCAGTAAAGTATGTATTTGTTACAGGAGGAGTTGTATCTGGATTAGGTAAAGGAATCACAGCAGCTTCTCTGGGACGATTACTAAAAGCCAGAGGCTATCATGTCACAAGCCAGAAGTTTGATCCGTATATCAACATTGACCCAGGAACAATGAACCCAATCCAGCACGGAGAAGTTTTCGTAACAGATGACGGAGCAGAGACTGACTTAGACCTTGGACATTATGAAAGATTTATCGATGAAGGACTGAATAAGAAATCAAACGTTACAACAGGTAAAGTATATTGGAGTATCTTATCCAAAGAACGTCGTGGAGATTATGGTGGTAACACAGTACAGGTAATCCCACACGTAACAAACGAGATCAAGAGCCGTTTTTACAGAAGTGAAGATCCAAGCGATCAGGAAGTAGCGATCATTGAGATCGGAGGAACTGTAGGAGATATCGAAAGCCAGCCATTCTTAGAAGCATTAAGACAGTTCCAGCATGAAGTAGGACATGAAAACTGTATTTTAATTCATGTAACATTAATTCCATACTTAAAGAGTTCAGGAGAATTAAAGACAAAACCAACACAGGCAAGTGTCAAAGACTTACAGGGAATGGGAATCCAGCCAGATATCCTTGTCTGCCGTTCTGATTATCCATTAGATGACGGAATCAAGAGAAAGATCGCACAGTTCTGTAACGTTGAACGTTCAAGAGTTATTCAGAACTTAGATGCAGAAGTATTATACGAAGTACCTTTGATGATGGAGAAAGAACATTTGGCACATGAAGTATGTGAATGTCTGAACATGCCATGCCCAGATCCAGATCTTGATGACTGGAAGAAGATGATCGATGCATGGAAACATCCAGAACATAAAGTAGAGATCGCATTAGTTGGTAAATACGTATCTTTACATGATGCTTACATCAGTGTCGTAGAATCCTTAGAGCATGCTGGAGTCGCAAATTCAGCAGATGTGAAGATCCGCTGGGTAGATTCAGAGAGAATCAGCTCTTACAATGTCGATGAGATGTTAGGTGGAGTTCACGGAATCTTAGTTCCAGGTGGATTCGGAGATCGTGGAATCGAAGGAATGATCTGTGCGATCAAATACGCAAGAGAGAACAAGATCCCATATCTTGGACTGTGCTTAGGAATGCAGCTTACATTAGTAGAATTCGGAAGACATGTCTTAGGATTCTCTGATGCACACAGTCAGGAATTTAATCCAGACACAACACATCCAATGGTTCATATCATGCCAGATCAGGATGGAGTCACAGATCTTGGTGGAACATTACGTTTAGGATCTTACCCATGTGTATTAACAGAAGGATCCAAAGCATATGAATTATATGGAGAGAAAGAGATTCACGAAAGACATCGTCATAGATATGAAGTAAATAACGAATATCGTGACATCCTTCAGGAGAATGGAATGATGTTATCCGGATGCTCACCAGACGGAAGAATCGTAGAGATGGTAGAGATTCCAGAACATCCATGGTTTGTGGCAACACAGGCACATCCTGAGTTTAAATCAAGACCTAATAAAGCACATCCATTATTTAAAGGATTTGTAGAAGCAGCCTTAGAACATCAAGGTAAATAA
- a CDS encoding ABC transporter ATP-binding protein, with product MKVIELKDVKKSYGKNEILHGISLDIEEGSIHGLVGRNGCGKTTLIKCLTGIYEQDQGQILVCGEEIFENPKVKAQVGYVADSNQYFEGYHIDEMVEFYKQIYPTFDEKVFRDYNQSIGLDVSKRIKELSKGQAMSLASMLNLSIHPKVMIMDEPMSGLDVIAQKQIKDFIVNEVDMNGMSVLISSHDLKDLESFCDSASMMKDGKILYHGTMDQMKERFTKLQVVFGESKSEIFKELPGVITYSNLGSVYTVILEGYGEPIHEALKQAGAIVVEEIPLSLEEVFVYSNR from the coding sequence ATGAAAGTGATCGAACTAAAGGACGTGAAAAAATCATATGGAAAGAATGAGATTCTTCATGGAATCAGCCTGGATATAGAAGAGGGAAGCATTCATGGGCTGGTAGGACGCAATGGATGTGGAAAGACAACACTGATCAAATGTCTAACAGGAATTTATGAACAGGATCAAGGACAGATTCTGGTCTGTGGAGAAGAAATTTTCGAGAATCCAAAAGTAAAAGCACAGGTAGGATATGTTGCGGACAGCAACCAGTATTTTGAAGGGTATCATATCGATGAGATGGTAGAATTTTATAAACAGATCTACCCAACATTCGATGAGAAAGTATTTAGGGACTACAATCAGAGTATCGGATTAGATGTAAGTAAAAGAATCAAAGAATTATCTAAAGGACAGGCAATGTCATTAGCTTCGATGTTGAATCTGTCCATCCATCCAAAAGTGATGATCATGGATGAACCAATGTCAGGACTGGATGTGATCGCACAGAAACAGATCAAAGATTTTATTGTCAATGAAGTCGATATGAATGGGATGAGTGTTCTGATCTCATCACATGATTTAAAGGATTTAGAAAGTTTCTGCGATTCCGCAAGTATGATGAAGGACGGAAAGATCCTTTATCATGGAACAATGGATCAGATGAAAGAACGATTTACAAAATTACAGGTTGTATTTGGAGAATCAAAAAGCGAGATCTTCAAAGAACTTCCGGGAGTGATCACGTATTCTAATCTTGGAAGTGTATACACAGTAATATTAGAAGGGTATGGAGAGCCAATTCATGAGGCATTAAAACAAGCAGGAGCGATTGTAGTAGAGGAAATTCCATTAAGTTTAGAAGAAGTATTCGTCTACAGCAACCGCTAA
- a CDS encoding GntR family transcriptional regulator: MFRINPASGKAIYEQIMEQVKEAAWKGYLKPGDALPSVRKLALSLSVTPNTVAKAYQLLEKEKVIITIRGKGAFLAENASQEVDKEKMQEIKTSLKEILSELRYEGYDEEKIASLIHEIYQDLEG; this comes from the coding sequence GTGTTTCGAATCAACCCTGCCAGTGGCAAGGCAATTTATGAACAGATCATGGAACAAGTAAAAGAAGCAGCGTGGAAAGGATATCTAAAACCTGGAGATGCTTTGCCGTCCGTTCGTAAATTAGCATTAAGTCTCAGTGTAACACCCAACACCGTAGCGAAAGCATATCAGTTGTTGGAGAAAGAGAAAGTAATTATAACAATACGAGGAAAGGGAGCATTTTTGGCAGAGAATGCTTCACAAGAGGTAGACAAAGAAAAGATGCAGGAGATCAAGACAAGTTTAAAAGAGATATTAAGTGAGCTTCGTTATGAAGGGTATGATGAAGAGAAGATAGCAAGCCTGATACATGAGATCTATCAGGATTTGGAGGGATAG
- a CDS encoding HAD family hydrolase, translating to MKTYKGIIFDLDGTLLDTINDLTDSVNDVMKIYGWKEYDSKACKMMVGNGFRKLIQRALPEEKQKDEMFLDEAVDQFSKAYQKRYLNKTIPYEGILKLLGTLEEKGIKIAVNSNKRGDYTSALVNKYFSQFPWVAVYGEREREGIPKKPDPSAALEIANHMNLPAEEVLYIGDSKTDMETGQNAKMDTIGVAWGFRGAEELRENNATYIVEKPEAILEYVI from the coding sequence ATGAAAACATACAAAGGAATTATTTTTGATTTAGATGGCACTTTATTAGATACGATCAATGATCTTACAGATAGTGTCAATGACGTAATGAAAATCTACGGATGGAAAGAATATGATAGCAAAGCATGTAAGATGATGGTTGGAAATGGATTTCGTAAATTAATCCAGAGAGCATTGCCAGAAGAGAAACAGAAAGACGAAATGTTTCTTGATGAGGCAGTTGATCAATTTTCAAAAGCATATCAGAAGAGATATTTAAACAAAACGATTCCGTATGAAGGAATTCTTAAGTTACTGGGAACTTTAGAAGAAAAAGGAATTAAAATTGCAGTAAATTCCAATAAACGAGGAGATTATACTAGTGCATTGGTAAATAAATATTTTTCACAGTTTCCATGGGTTGCAGTGTATGGGGAACGTGAAAGAGAAGGAATTCCTAAGAAACCGGATCCAAGCGCGGCATTAGAGATTGCTAATCATATGAATTTGCCAGCAGAAGAAGTTTTATATATTGGTGATTCAAAAACAGATATGGAAACAGGACAGAATGCCAAGATGGATACGATAGGTGTAGCATGGGGATTTCGAGGAGCAGAGGAGTTAAGAGAGAATAATGCTACATATATTGTAGAGAAACCGGAAGCGATTTTAGAGTACGTTATATAA
- a CDS encoding C40 family peptidase — protein MKSRLKKITIFSLVFLFIFGTAITTTPKQQVKADDGYNGKIFRHWCKLRASKSKRSKVLKRLEIGTPVTVYSTSGKWRKVSVNGKTGYVLKKYVYINTDAPALEGTTYDKGQTVAQFAQRFVGNSYVWGGTDLNRGADCSGFIGSVYRSFGYNLPRTSSELRRAGRKVSYNEKQPGDIICYNGHVAMYIGNGKIVHASNRRTGIKISPRANYRRIVCVRRVVE, from the coding sequence ATGAAATCACGATTAAAGAAAATAACAATTTTCTCATTAGTCTTTTTATTTATATTTGGTACAGCAATCACAACAACACCAAAACAGCAGGTTAAGGCTGATGATGGATATAATGGAAAAATCTTCAGACACTGGTGCAAATTAAGAGCCAGCAAATCAAAAAGATCAAAAGTTTTAAAGAGATTAGAGATTGGAACACCTGTCACAGTCTATTCAACAAGTGGAAAGTGGAGAAAGGTTTCTGTAAACGGTAAGACAGGATATGTCTTAAAGAAATATGTTTATATTAACACAGATGCTCCTGCATTAGAAGGAACAACATATGACAAAGGACAGACAGTAGCACAATTTGCACAGCGTTTTGTTGGAAACTCCTACGTATGGGGTGGAACAGACTTAAACAGAGGAGCTGACTGTTCAGGATTTATCGGATCAGTTTACAGATCATTTGGATATAATCTTCCAAGAACTTCTTCTGAATTAAGAAGAGCAGGAAGAAAAGTTTCTTATAATGAGAAACAGCCAGGAGATATCATCTGTTATAATGGACATGTAGCGATGTATATTGGAAATGGAAAGATTGTACATGCAAGTAACAGAAGAACAGGAATCAAAATTTCGCCAAGAGCAAACTACCGTAGAATTGTTTGTGTAAGACGAGTAGTGGAATAA